A window from Gallus gallus isolate bGalGal1 chromosome 5, bGalGal1.mat.broiler.GRCg7b, whole genome shotgun sequence encodes these proteins:
- the GEMIN2 gene encoding gem-associated protein 2, translated as MEPAVEELMPRLLPVGDCDLPDDFDPTVPPRTPQEYLRRVQIEAARCPDVVVAQIDPKKLRKKQTVNIAISGCQPAPEGYSPTLKWQQQQVANFSSVRQSLNKHRNHWRSQDLDSNVNMPKLEDEEGWKKFCLGERVYSEIDAESDHENLGIDYIKVGFPPLLSIVSRMNQATVTSVLEYLISWFGEKKFTPELGRWFYALLACLEKPLLPEAHSLIRQLARRCSEVRVLEENKNEEQVSALNLLICLVSRYFDQRDLADEPS; from the exons ATGGAGCCGGCCGTGGAGGAGCTGATGCCGCGGCTGCTGCCCGTGGGGGACTGCGACCTGCCCGACGACTTCGACCCCACCGTGCCGCCCAGGACGCCGCAGGAGTACCTGAGGCGCGTCCA gATTGAAGCAGCGCGATGCCCAGATGTGGTCGTGGCACAAATAGACCCCAAGAAGCTAAGAAAGAAGCAGACAGTAAACATTGCA ATTTCTGGATGTCAGCCTGCTCCGGAAGGATACTCTCCAACACtcaagtggcagcagcagcaagtggCCAATTTCTCATCTGTTCGTCAG AGCCTGAACAAGCACAGAAATCACTGGCGGTCACAGGATTTGGACAGCAATGTTAACATG CCCAAATTAGAGGATGAAGAAGGTTGGAAGAAGTTCTGCCTGGGTGAAAGAGTATACTCAGAAATAGATGCAGAATCTGATCATGAAAATCTAGGAATTGATTACATAAAG GTGGGCTTTCCTCCTCTGCTAAGTATTGTAAGCAGAATGAATCAG GCCACAGTAACCAGTGTCTTAGAATACCTGATAAGCTggtttggagagaaaaaattTACTCCGGAATTg GGTAGATGGTTTTATGCACTGTTGGCATGCCTTGAAAAACCTTTGCTACCTGAAGCTCACTCCCTTATCCGACAGCTGGCAAGGCGATGCTCAGAAGTGAGAGTACTAGAG gaGAACAAGAACGAAGAGCAAGTATCAGCTCTGAACCTGTTAATCTGCTTAGTTAGCAG GTACTTTGATCAACGTGATTTAGCTGATGAACCCTCCTAG
- the PNN gene encoding pinin — protein sequence MAVAVRALQEQLEKAKESLKHVDENIRKLTGRDPNDVRPPQNRLLALSGPGGGRGRGSLLLRRGFSDSGGGPPAKQRDLEGASSRLGGERRTRRESRQESDGEDDDIKKPALPSSVVATSKERTRRDLIQDQNMDEKGKQRNRRIFGLLMGTLQKFKQESTVATERQKRRQEIEQKLEVQAEEERKQVENERRELFEERRAKQTELRLLEQKVELAQLQEEWNEHNAKIIKYIRTKTKPHLFYIPGRMCPATQKLMEESQKKMNAIFESRRHEFAEQINKMEARPRRQSMKEKEQQEVQNEEKKEEQNKEQEEGKVVQQVEELETGNQHNDVEMEEVGEEKGKIGSGHSDAEKEQEEEEQKQEMEIKVEEAAEVRENDKQQDGQHEEVTVVKEEIENIQPVDNEQDMAETNEADSIEPVDNENGKEVEPEMECDAQPEKVCDIPSPEKEKVIKTETEAEPEEKQERAPEAQPEPMAEASSQPQSVLPPQSPQLSQSVQDTEPQADKDENAVVSVKVEAQAEQNQTVSAEIKNKTRSRSRGRAGNKAAKSHSRSSSSSSSSSTSSSTSSGSSSSTGSTSSRSSSSSSSTSGSTSRDSSSSSSTSSESRSRSRGRGHNRNRKRRRSAERKRRDASGVDRSHKSSKGGSRDAKSSKDKSSRSDRKRSISESSRSGRRTSRSERDRKSDRKDKRR from the exons ATGGCGGTGGCGGTGCGTgcgctgcaggagcagctggagaaggCCAAGGAGAGCCTCAAGCACGTGGATGAGAATATCCGCAAGCTCACGGGCCGGGACCCCAACGATGTGAG GCCCCCTCAGAACAGACTGCTGGCCCTCTCAGGCCCTGGTGGAGGTAGGGGGCGAGGGAGCTTACTGCTGAG GCGTGGATTCTCGGATAGCGGAGGAGGACCCCCAGCCAAACAGAGGGATCTTGAAGGGGCATCCAGTAG GCTGGGTGGAGAGCGTCGGACGAGAAGAGAATCACGCCAAGAAAGTGATGGAGAGGATGATGATATTAAAAAG CCAGCATTACCGTCTTCTGTTGTTGCTACCTCCAAAGAGCGAACACGTCGAGACCTTATACAAGATCAAAATATggatgagaaaggaaaacaaag GAATCGACGTATATTTGGCTTGTTGATGGGCACTCTTCAAAAATTTAAGCAGGAGTCCACAGTTGCTACTGAGAGG CAAAAGAGACGACAAGAAATTGAACAAAAACTTGAAGtacaagcagaggaagaaagaaaacaagttgaAAATGAAAGGCGAGAACTGTTTGAAGAAAGGCGTGCCAAACAAACGGAGCTGCGGTTACTGGAGCAAAAAGTTGAACTTGCTCAGTTG CAAGAAGAATGGAATGAacataatgcaaaaataattaaatacataagaacaaagacaaaacctCACTTATTCTACATACCTGGCAGAATGTGTCCTGCTACACAAAAGTTGAtggaagaatcacagaaaaagaTGAATG CAATCTTTGAAAGCAGGCGCCATGAATTTGCAGAGCAGATAAACAAAATGGAGGCCAGGCCCAGAAGACAAtctatgaaggaaaaagaacagcaggaggtgcagaatgaagaaaagaaagaagaacagaacAAGGAGCAGGAAGAGGGTAAGGTGGTTCAGCAGGTGGAAGAGTTGGAGACAGGTAATCAGCACAATGATGTAGAAATGGAGGAGGtaggggaggaaaagggaaaaataggTTCAGGGCATAGTgatgcagagaaagaacaggaagaggaagaacagaaacaggaaatgGAGATTAAAGTAGAAGAGGCTGCTGAGGTGAGGGAGAATGACAAGCAACAGGATGGTCAGCACGAAGAGGTCACAGTTGTAAAAGAGGAAATTGAAAATATTCAGCCAGTAGATAATGAGCAGGATATGGCTGAAACGAACGAGGCAGACAGTATAGAACCTGTAGATAATGAGAACGGCAAAGAAGTGGAACCAGAAATGGAATGTGATGCTCAGCCAGAAAAAGTGTGTGATATTCCTTCTcctgaaaaggagaaagttatcaaaacagaaactgaagccgaacctgaagaaaaacaggagcGGGCACCTGAAGCTCAGCCAGAACCCATGGCTGAGGCCTCCTCTCAGCCACAGTCTGTGCTACCACCACAGTCTCCTCAGTTATCTCAGTCTGTTCAGGATACAGAGCCCCAGGCAGACAAAGATGAAAATGCTGTGGTGTCCGTAAAGGTCGaggcacaggcagagcagaaTCAGACAGTGagtgcagaaataaaaaataagactAGAAGTAGAAGCAGGGGTAGGGCAGGGAACAAAGCTGCTAAGAGTCATAgtcgcagcagcagcagcagtagtagCAGTAGTACTTCAAGCAGCACTAGCAGTGGAAGTAGTTCCAGCACTGGCAGCACTAGCAGTCGGAGTagttccagcagcagcagcacaagtgGAAGTACTAGCAGGGACAGTAGCAGCAGTAGCTCTACCAGTAGTGAAAGTAGAAGTCGGAGCAGAGGAAGAGGTcataacagaaacagaaaacgcAGGAGGAGTGCAGAAAGGAAGCGAAGGGATGCTTCAGGAGTAGATAGAAGTCACAAGTCCTCAAAAGGTGGGAGTAGAGATGCAAAAAGTTCAAAGGATAAAAGTTCGAGATCTGACCGAAAGAGATCTATATCAGAAAGTAGTCGGTCAGGCAGGAGAACTTCACGGAGTGAAAGAGACCGTAAATCAGACAGGAAAGACAAAAGGCGTTAA
- the TRAPPC6A gene encoding trafficking protein particle complex subunit 6B produces MADEALFLLLHNEMVAGLYRAAEQGEGENGRCTTKLESMGFRVGQGLIERFTKDTARFKDELDIMKFICKDFWTTVFKKQIDNLRTNHQGIYVLQDNKFRLLTQMSAGKQYLEHAPKYLAFTCGLIRGGLSNLGIKSIVTAEVSSMPACKFQVMIQKM; encoded by the exons ATGGCGGACGAGGcgctgttcctgctgctgcacaacGAGATGGTGGCGGGGCTGTACCGCGCCGCCGAGCAGGGCGAAGGG GAGAACGGCCGCTGCACCACCAAGCTGGAGAGCATGGGCTTCCGCGTCGGGCAGGGGCTGATCGAGAG GTTTACAAAAGATACAGCCAGGTTCAAGGATGAATTAGATATTATGAAGTTCATTTGCAAAGATTTTTGGACAACTGTATTCAAAAAACAAATAGACAACCTAAGGACTAATCATCAG gGTATTTATGTTCTTCAAGACAACAAATTTCGACTCTTGACACAAAtgtctgcaggaaagcagtatTTAGAACATGCACCAAAG TATTTAGCATTTACCTGTGGATTAATCAGAGGGGGCCTATCGAATTTGGGAATAAAGAGTATTGTAACAGCTGAAGTTTCATCAATGCCTGCAT GTAAATTCCAGGTGATGATACAGAAAATGTAG